The Myxococcota bacterium genome segment CGACGCGTTCGCGCACCTGCACCCGGTGCGCCGCGACCCGCGCAGCTTCGAAGGCATGCTGCCGCCCCTGCCCGGCGGCACCTACCAGCTGTACGCGGAAGTGACCCACGAGGACGGCTCGAGCGAGACTCTCGTGAGTCAGGTCAACCTGCCGCCGCCGGTCGGCCTGGCCGCGCAGGCAGCCGCGCTGCCGGGCGGGGTGATCTGTCTGTCGTCCACGACGCTGGCCACCAGCGCCGCCGCGCCGACCGCGCTCGACTTCGACGACTCCTGGCACACGGGCATCTCGGACCCGGCACGCGGCCGCAGCACGGCGCTGATGGGCGGCGGGCGCATGGAGTTCCTGACCGACGGCGAGCTCGTGGCCGACCGCGACACCTCGCTGCGCTTCGGCGCGTTCGGCCCCGACGGCGCGCCGCTCGCGATCGAGCCCTACATGGGCATGCAGGGCCACGCCGTGCTGCGCCGCCGCGACGGCGCGGTGTTCACTCATCTGCACCCCGCGGGCTCGATGTCGATGGCCGCGGCCGAGATGCTGGCGAAACGCGACGGAACGGTGTCGCCCATGCCGCTCGCCTCGGGTGCTCGGCCCGGGGAGGTCGAGTTCCCGTACGCGTTCCCGCAGCCCGGCGAGTACCGCATGTGGGTGCAGGTGCGCGCGGGCGGCCGGGTCCTGACCGGCGTGTTCGACGTGGTCGTGCGCGAGCGCAGCTAGAAAATCGAAACCAGTCGCCATCTGGCGCCGTAGCACTGCACCGGGATGGGATTGCTGCGCCCCCTGCTTCTGATCTCCGCCTGCGTGCTCCTGGCCGCGTGCGCTCGGCCCGGCGACGAGGTCAGAGACCGGCCCGGACCCGAAGTCGCCTACGTCGGCGACGCGCTGTGCCGGAGCTGTCACAGCGTCGAGGCCACGCACTGGGACCGGACGGTCCACGCGCGTGCGTTCAAGGCCAACCCGCGCACCGACCTCGAGAAGCACACTTGCGAGGCGTGTCATGGGCCGGGCGGCAATCACGTCGCGAACCCCGTCTCGGCCACGATCGTCGCGTTCACGCAAGGCTCGACGCAGGCGCCCGAGGCCATGAACGCGATGTGCATGGAGTGCCACCGCGGCGGAGCCACGCTGTACTGGATCGGCTCCACGCACGAGCTGCGCGGGCTGGCCTGCAGCGACTGTCACAACCCGATGGCGCAGACCTCGGGCCAGTCACTGCTGCGCGAGAAGAACGCCAACGAGACCTGCTTCAGCTGTCACCCCGCGCAGCGCGCGGATTTCCAGAAGCGCTCCCACATGCCGCTGCTCGAGGGCAAGATCTCGTGCGTCGACTGCCACAACCCGCACGGCTCGGTCAGCGCGCCGCTGCTCAAGGCCGACGACGTGAACTCGCTGTGCACCGGCTGTCATGCCGAAAAGCGCGGCCCCTTCCTCTGGGAGCACGCGCCGGTGCGCGAGAGCTGCCTGAACTGCCACAAGCCCCACGGCTCGAATCACGAGCGGCTGCTGACCACCGCCCTGCCCTTCCTGTGCCAGGAGTGTCACTCGCCGATCGACAACCCGAACTTCGGCCACCCGTCGGGGCTCGTGACCTCGGAGAACATGGCGAAGGGCTCCGCGCCCGACGACCGGCTGATGAACCGCGGCTGCCTCAA includes the following:
- a CDS encoding DmsE family decaheme c-type cytochrome — translated: MGLLRPLLLISACVLLAACARPGDEVRDRPGPEVAYVGDALCRSCHSVEATHWDRTVHARAFKANPRTDLEKHTCEACHGPGGNHVANPVSATIVAFTQGSTQAPEAMNAMCMECHRGGATLYWIGSTHELRGLACSDCHNPMAQTSGQSLLREKNANETCFSCHPAQRADFQKRSHMPLLEGKISCVDCHNPHGSVSAPLLKADDVNSLCTGCHAEKRGPFLWEHAPVRESCLNCHKPHGSNHERLLTTALPFLCQECHSPIDNPNFGHPSGLVTSENMAKGSAPDDRLMNRGCLNCHSQIHGSNSPSGPRFHR